One window of the Elusimicrobiota bacterium genome contains the following:
- a CDS encoding tetratricopeptide repeat protein, with amino-acid sequence MRRFLLIIPLLALGGFLRAEGTFEQGNTAYQEGNYDAAREVYENLVAAGNGGLALSYNLGNTYFRLGQMGLARLWYERALEAAPRDEDTRHNRNLVRERVGETETESFGLQDLTGILWGVATGINVIFFTLLCLGLFRDWEWVWWGRWVAGILLAILLTAAVSAQRQTSIPYGVILTARAEARTGPSDQEKVGFIAPEGHRVVLLGSLNDWVQIGVPAKGLKGWVPKNTVEPVNP; translated from the coding sequence ATGAGACGGTTTCTGCTCATCATCCCCCTCTTGGCGTTGGGGGGATTCCTCAGGGCGGAGGGAACCTTTGAGCAAGGGAACACGGCTTACCAGGAAGGGAATTACGATGCCGCCCGTGAGGTTTATGAGAATCTCGTGGCCGCAGGCAATGGGGGGTTAGCGCTTTCGTACAACCTGGGGAACACCTATTTTCGATTGGGTCAAATGGGGCTCGCTCGGTTATGGTATGAACGCGCGTTGGAAGCCGCTCCGCGAGATGAGGACACGCGCCACAACCGAAACCTGGTGCGGGAACGGGTGGGGGAAACTGAAACGGAATCCTTTGGTTTGCAAGATCTGACCGGGATTTTGTGGGGCGTGGCCACGGGAATCAATGTGATCTTTTTTACGCTTCTCTGTCTTGGTCTTTTTCGGGATTGGGAATGGGTGTGGTGGGGCCGTTGGGTGGCGGGAATCCTGTTGGCGATTCTCCTCACGGCGGCTGTGTCCGCACAACGGCAGACTTCCATCCCCTACGGCGTGATCCTCACGGCCCGAGCCGAGGCGCGTACGGGGCCCAGTGACCAAGAAAAAGTGGGGTTCATCGCCCCGGAAGGACATCGGGTGGTTCTGCTCGGGTCGTTAAATGATTGGGTTCAGATCGGTGTACCCGCCAAAGGTTTAAAAGGGTGGGTTCCTAAAAATACCGTGGAACCGGTGAACCCCTAA
- a CDS encoding potassium/proton antiporter — translation MTFDTLLAGGALLVALSVVLSKTVDRLGIPVLVVFIAIGMLAGVEGPGGFDFDNALIAKTVGVAALVCILFAGGLDTDWTTTRSVLWEGFSLATVGVLLTAGLMAVGAVYLLNFSWGEGFLLGAVVSSTDAAGVFAILRSRRTGLKGRLRPLLELESGSNDPMAVFLTVLMVSFLQGHGGSWAQWIVDFGKQMSLGMLCGFGFAHAALFLINRLKLDFEGLYPVLTLALVLLCYGLCSSIGGNGFLAAYAMGLTMARYPFSHRRTIQRFQDGVAWLMQIAMFLTLGLLVYPKQLIPVAGPGLFLAAILIFLARPLAVFLSLAPFRFSVRERLMVSWVGLRGAAPIVLALFPLLGGVPNAQTLFHLVFFIVLASVLLQGTSIPWMARKLKVDEPLAAKRRYPLEFDPMAGSDTDLVDFFVPYGKGVAGKTLVGLKMPKDSLVVLINRDERFFIPTGDTTLEEGDVLLVLLNAQNLPSVREILTKVDAEE, via the coding sequence ATGACATTCGACACTCTCTTGGCCGGGGGCGCCCTCTTGGTTGCCTTGAGCGTGGTGTTAAGTAAAACCGTGGATCGGTTAGGAATCCCAGTCCTCGTTGTTTTTATTGCCATTGGGATGTTGGCTGGGGTGGAGGGTCCCGGCGGATTTGATTTCGATAACGCATTAATCGCTAAAACGGTCGGTGTCGCAGCCCTGGTGTGCATTCTGTTCGCTGGGGGGTTGGATACGGATTGGACCACCACCCGGTCGGTTTTGTGGGAAGGTTTTTCCCTCGCCACCGTTGGCGTTCTTTTGACCGCGGGGCTCATGGCCGTGGGCGCGGTTTATCTTTTGAACTTTTCTTGGGGGGAAGGGTTTTTGTTGGGGGCGGTGGTTTCATCCACGGACGCGGCGGGTGTTTTTGCCATCCTTCGTTCTCGGCGAACCGGTTTAAAGGGGCGTCTACGCCCTCTCCTTGAATTGGAATCCGGGTCGAACGATCCCATGGCGGTATTTTTGACTGTCTTGATGGTGTCGTTTCTCCAGGGACATGGGGGCAGCTGGGCCCAATGGATCGTGGATTTTGGGAAACAGATGTCTCTGGGAATGCTTTGCGGGTTCGGGTTTGCCCATGCCGCGTTATTTCTGATCAACCGGCTCAAGCTGGATTTCGAAGGTCTCTACCCTGTTCTGACCCTGGCCCTGGTTCTTCTGTGTTACGGCCTCTGTTCCTCGATTGGGGGAAATGGATTCCTCGCGGCCTACGCCATGGGGTTGACCATGGCCCGTTACCCCTTCAGCCATCGTCGGACCATTCAACGCTTCCAAGACGGGGTGGCGTGGCTGATGCAGATCGCCATGTTCTTAACGCTCGGATTGTTGGTCTATCCCAAACAGTTGATCCCGGTGGCGGGCCCGGGCCTGTTCCTGGCGGCGATCCTAATCTTTCTGGCACGCCCCCTGGCTGTTTTTCTATCACTGGCGCCCTTTCGATTTAGTGTAAGGGAAAGGCTGATGGTGTCCTGGGTGGGCCTGCGCGGCGCAGCGCCCATTGTTTTGGCCCTTTTTCCCCTCCTGGGCGGGGTTCCTAACGCCCAAACCCTCTTTCATTTGGTTTTCTTCATTGTCCTGGCGTCGGTTCTCCTCCAAGGAACATCAATCCCCTGGATGGCGCGAAAATTAAAAGTGGATGAACCCCTGGCGGCCAAGCGTCGATACCCCCTGGAGTTCGATCCCATGGCCGGGTCCGACACGGACCTGGTGGATTTTTTCGTTCCTTACGGGAAAGGCGTTGCCGGAAAAACTTTAGTGGGGCTGAAGATGCCTAAAGACAGTCTGGTTGTTCTCATCAATCGCGACGAACGATTTTTTATTCCCACAGGGGACACCACGTTAGAAGAGGGCGACGTCTTGCTTGTGTTGCTTAACGCCCAAAATCTACCCTCCGTTCGCGAAATCCTCACCAAAGTGGACGCTGAAGAATAA
- a CDS encoding hemerythrin family protein, whose translation MASLEWSETYRTGLPHVDLQHQEIFRLVNLVLDPSKDSPSKETVADVLRFLINYVAEHFDDEERSMRASRYPGYAAHRAQHDALTHKTNELYKACLESDQTMGEELALFMGTWLAAHIIQTDGPYVQWVKAHLEIQTNPA comes from the coding sequence ATGGCTTCCTTAGAATGGTCCGAAACGTATCGAACGGGTCTCCCGCACGTGGACCTGCAACATCAGGAGATTTTCCGGCTTGTTAATCTTGTCCTTGACCCCTCTAAAGATTCTCCTTCTAAAGAAACAGTGGCCGACGTTTTAAGGTTCCTGATCAATTACGTGGCGGAACATTTTGATGATGAAGAACGTTCGATGCGGGCGTCCCGTTATCCGGGGTATGCGGCCCATCGTGCTCAACACGATGCGTTAACCCACAAAACGAATGAACTGTACAAAGCGTGCCTGGAGAGCGACCAAACCATGGGTGAAGAGTTGGCCCTGTTTATGGGAACCTGGTTGGCCGCCCACATCATTCAAACGGACGGGCCATATGTTCAATGGGTGAAAGCCCACTTAGAGATACAAACCAATCCCGCTTAA
- the nspC gene encoding carboxynorspermidine decarboxylase — protein sequence MAITDKPILEIAEGLRSTVSTPYYLIDEGRLLRNLEKVQRVRELSGAKSVLALKCFSTWAVFDLMRNHMDGTTSSSLYEARLGAEKFGKEVHAYSVAWSPEEIRAVRPLSTKIIFNSLSQLERFLPDVQGVPLGLRVNPGVSHSHFDLADPARKFSRLGVGDLNQILPVASVLSGLMFHCNCENDDLESFSRLLDSIAARFAPLLEKMEWVSLGGGIYFTKEGYPLEAFAAKLKAFSQRFNVQVYLEPGEASITQTGFLITSVLDVIHNGMDVAIVDAAVETHMLDLLIYHTDAKMDPAPTGPHPFMVAGRTCLAGDVFGTYSFPEKLKVGSLVAFADASGYTMVKKNWFNGVAMPSIVVRRLDGRVDVVKRFTYDDYVGNLS from the coding sequence ATGGCCATCACAGACAAACCCATTTTAGAAATCGCAGAAGGTTTGCGCTCCACCGTTTCGACGCCCTACTATTTAATTGATGAAGGAAGGTTGCTTCGTAATTTAGAGAAGGTTCAGCGGGTGAGGGAACTCTCAGGGGCCAAGTCGGTGTTGGCTTTGAAATGTTTTTCAACCTGGGCTGTGTTTGATCTGATGCGAAACCACATGGACGGGACAACCTCCAGCTCTCTCTATGAGGCCCGTTTGGGTGCTGAAAAGTTCGGAAAAGAAGTTCACGCCTACAGCGTGGCGTGGTCCCCCGAAGAAATTCGGGCCGTTCGGCCCCTTTCCACAAAGATCATCTTTAATTCGCTCTCGCAATTGGAACGATTCCTGCCAGATGTTCAAGGGGTTCCTTTGGGACTGCGCGTGAACCCTGGGGTGAGCCATTCCCATTTTGATTTGGCGGACCCCGCACGGAAATTTTCTCGGTTGGGGGTGGGGGACCTAAACCAGATTCTGCCGGTGGCTTCCGTGCTCTCCGGCCTTATGTTCCATTGCAACTGTGAAAACGATGATTTGGAGAGTTTCTCCCGCCTCCTTGATTCTATCGCGGCCCGTTTCGCACCCCTGTTAGAGAAAATGGAATGGGTGAGTTTAGGGGGAGGAATTTACTTTACGAAAGAAGGCTATCCCCTGGAGGCCTTTGCCGCCAAACTAAAAGCCTTTTCCCAGCGGTTCAATGTTCAGGTTTACCTTGAACCGGGGGAAGCCTCCATCACCCAAACCGGATTTTTGATAACTTCTGTATTAGACGTTATACATAACGGGATGGACGTGGCCATTGTGGACGCCGCGGTGGAAACCCATATGTTGGATTTGTTGATCTACCACACGGATGCTAAAATGGACCCCGCGCCCACCGGGCCTCACCCTTTTATGGTGGCGGGGCGGACCTGTTTGGCGGGGGATGTGTTTGGAACCTACTCTTTCCCCGAAAAGCTGAAAGTGGGAAGTTTGGTGGCGTTTGCGGACGCGTCCGGTTACACGATGGTGAAAAAAAACTGGTTTAACGGGGTGGCCATGCCGAGCATCGTGGTGCGGCGGTTGGATGGCCGTGTGGACGTGGTGAAACGATTTACCTACGACGATTACGTCGGAAACTTGTCTTAG